The following are encoded together in the Capsulimonas corticalis genome:
- a CDS encoding sce7726 family protein: protein MTEKTANVPAQIRQNDREVRKALHNKVLKAHRYDGDTLIIDELGLRHGTCRVDVAVVNGRLHGYEIKSDSDTLERLPQQIAVYGEIFDRVTLIVGEKHAEKSITQIPSWWGVKVATTGPNGTKFEHYRRESNNRDINPLALAELLWRPEVVSILQGLGAPAPILKKPRAVLYAYLAESVELNELRRLVRTTLKARTDWRGQRPPSLDAG, encoded by the coding sequence ATGACAGAAAAAACCGCCAATGTGCCCGCCCAAATACGCCAAAATGACAGAGAAGTTCGTAAGGCACTTCACAATAAAGTGCTCAAGGCGCACCGATATGATGGCGACACTCTAATCATTGATGAATTAGGGTTACGCCATGGCACATGTCGCGTTGATGTTGCCGTCGTAAATGGACGCCTGCATGGTTACGAGATCAAGAGTGATTCCGATACTCTAGAGAGACTGCCACAACAAATAGCAGTATATGGCGAGATTTTTGATAGAGTCACCCTGATCGTTGGTGAGAAGCACGCTGAAAAGTCAATCACCCAGATCCCAAGCTGGTGGGGCGTCAAAGTTGCAACCACCGGACCTAATGGCACAAAGTTTGAACACTACCGCCGGGAGAGCAACAACCGGGATATTAACCCATTAGCATTAGCTGAATTGCTATGGCGCCCCGAAGTCGTCTCCATTCTTCAAGGGCTAGGCGCGCCTGCTCCTATTTTGAAAAAGCCGCGCGCCGTCTTATACGCCTATCTTGCTGAATCTGTTGAACTGAACGAGCTGCGACGTCTTGTTCGCACTACTTTGAAGGCACGGACAGATTGGAGAGGTCAGCGACCACCTTCGTTAGATGCTGGTTAG
- a CDS encoding beta family protein, translated as MFNYRHYVPILKWKQGEYQALMRLAGNVKDRITPLLEIPPIGYDHEQQKASKTINEHLSEFGKRLGQKWGGRRCFVDLQLIGCDTMMAGGQHCVGYVFARARENQCAAVPVIRLSSTTSFVAAVGAVIELDERGVCLRLLLPDFDRPNFAVDIANLLTTLKVDAGETDLIIDFGAHSYQSNTVFNQAVTAMFKMLPNLPHWRTLTIAGTSYPQLVTQVIGSPKDPQLEVSGTINRREWIAYKSLVEHLGTETRIPTFGDYAASHPDIIEMDMRVIKPLAKLRYTIDDAWHIGIGRTIKTHGFGQYQGLCTTLVARPYYSGPMTSAGDNYIYYCSQGTEPTGNLTTWVWVSTNQHLTKVVADLSNLSVPSK; from the coding sequence ATGTTCAACTATAGGCACTATGTGCCGATTCTAAAGTGGAAGCAGGGAGAGTATCAAGCTCTAATGCGGTTAGCAGGGAACGTGAAGGACCGTATCACGCCCTTACTTGAAATACCGCCTATTGGCTATGATCATGAGCAGCAAAAAGCCAGCAAGACCATCAATGAACATCTTAGTGAGTTTGGAAAGCGTTTAGGGCAAAAGTGGGGAGGGCGGAGATGCTTTGTTGATCTCCAACTGATAGGGTGTGACACTATGATGGCGGGGGGGCAACATTGTGTCGGTTATGTATTTGCAAGAGCGCGAGAAAATCAATGTGCGGCTGTGCCGGTTATAAGGCTTAGCAGCACTACTTCATTCGTCGCGGCAGTTGGTGCAGTAATTGAGCTCGACGAAAGAGGCGTTTGCCTTCGTTTACTTCTGCCTGATTTTGACCGGCCTAATTTTGCCGTAGATATTGCTAATCTGCTTACTACTTTGAAAGTTGATGCAGGAGAGACGGATCTTATAATTGATTTCGGTGCGCATAGCTATCAATCTAACACAGTATTCAATCAGGCCGTGACTGCCATGTTCAAGATGTTGCCAAATCTTCCTCATTGGCGTACATTAACGATTGCAGGAACGTCATATCCCCAATTGGTAACACAGGTTATCGGCTCGCCAAAAGATCCACAGCTAGAAGTTTCTGGAACGATCAATCGACGCGAGTGGATTGCTTACAAATCTTTGGTGGAGCATCTTGGGACTGAGACACGAATTCCGACATTTGGAGATTATGCGGCCAGCCATCCCGATATAATAGAGATGGACATGCGGGTGATAAAGCCGCTCGCAAAACTACGATATACGATAGATGATGCTTGGCATATCGGAATAGGTAGAACTATAAAAACGCATGGCTTCGGACAATATCAAGGGCTATGCACTACATTAGTTGCTCGTCCATATTACAGTGGACCGATGACTTCGGCTGGGGATAATTATATCTATTATTGTTCCCAAGGAACAGAACCGACCGGAAATCTGACGACATGGGTATGGGTTAGCACTAACCAGCATCTAACGAAGGTGGTCGCTGACCTCTCCAATCTGTCCGTGCCTTCAAAGTAG